A DNA window from Salvelinus sp. IW2-2015 linkage group LG4q.1:29, ASM291031v2, whole genome shotgun sequence contains the following coding sequences:
- the LOC111961095 gene encoding vasotocin-neurophysin VT 1, producing MPDSTIPLLCVLGLLALSSACYIQNCPRGGKRSFPDLQRPCMSCGPGNRGLCFGPSICCGEGMGCYVGSPEAASCAEENYLHSPCQARGRVCGSEEGHCAAPGVCCDAESCLLDSDCLEDSTRQPPSEQNSSLVEGLAGDLLQWMLHATRRERPQ from the exons ATGCCAGATTCTACTATTCCACTTCTGTGCGTCCTGGGGCTCCTCGCGCTCTCCTCTGCATGCTACATCCAGAACTGTCCGCGAGGCGGGAAGCGCTCTTTTCCTGATCTGCAAAGACCG TGCATGTCATGTGGCCCCGGAAACCGGGGCCTCTGCTTTGGCCCCAGTATCTGCTGTGGGGAAGGGATGGGCTGCTACGTGGGCTCCCCAGAGGCAGCTAGTTGTGCTGAGGAGAACTACCTGCACTCCCCCTGCCAGGCCAGAGGAAGAGTGTGTGGGTCTGAGGAGGGACACTGTGCTGCACCTGGGGTGTGCTGTGATGCGG AGAGTTGTCTACTGGACTCAGACTGCCTAGAGGACAGTACACGTCAGCCACCCAGTGAGCAGAACAGTTCCTTGGTGGAAGGTTTGGCAGGAGATCTGCTGCAGTGGATGCTGCATGCCACCAGAAGGGAGAGACCTCAGTAA